One window of [Limnothrix rosea] IAM M-220 genomic DNA carries:
- a CDS encoding ABC transporter substrate-binding protein: protein MVLSFTFLKCWRSPQLLIPKQQYFWPSKTALIIISFGILLSACQSATEKPTLSAHDHCVEEFDATVDYFPEKVEPYYAQGFTVEYHPNYKLVTVKQPWEEAAVDLNYVFVQCGTPAPTHYPEATIVEIPSQRVLAMSTTYLPHIEKLGQLHALVGVGDRRLIYSEVIREKIVAGAIQEVGDLQPDAEKVLNLQPDVILSYRLDDGENSRFETLKSLEQTIVLDAAHLESTPLGRAEWLKFTALLFNQEAKANQEFAAIAQRYQELVNKTATLTELPTAFSGSPFQGVWYMPAGKSYVAQFFRDAGADYLWQDSDSRLSLPLDYEAVLAKAKDADFWLNPNQDWRTKADLLREDRRYDLLKASQTKQVYIANARLNPEGGNDFWESGTTNPDIILADLIKIFHPELLPDHDLFYYRQLD from the coding sequence ATGGTTTTAAGTTTTACATTTTTAAAATGTTGGCGATCGCCTCAATTACTGATTCCAAAGCAACAATATTTTTGGCCTTCTAAAACGGCTTTAATTATTATTAGTTTTGGCATTTTATTATCAGCTTGCCAGTCAGCAACAGAAAAACCAACCCTGAGTGCCCATGACCATTGCGTTGAGGAGTTCGATGCCACTGTTGACTATTTTCCAGAAAAAGTTGAGCCGTATTATGCCCAAGGATTTACTGTCGAGTATCATCCCAACTACAAGCTCGTCACAGTCAAACAGCCCTGGGAAGAAGCCGCTGTCGATTTAAACTATGTTTTTGTCCAATGTGGCACACCTGCACCGACCCATTATCCTGAGGCAACTATCGTTGAAATTCCGAGCCAACGGGTTTTGGCTATGTCCACTACCTATTTGCCCCACATCGAAAAGCTGGGGCAACTCCATGCCCTAGTCGGAGTGGGCGATCGCCGTCTAATTTACAGCGAAGTAATCCGCGAGAAAATCGTCGCAGGAGCAATCCAAGAAGTGGGCGATTTACAACCTGACGCGGAAAAAGTCTTAAATCTACAACCCGATGTCATCTTAAGTTATCGCCTCGATGACGGTGAAAATAGCCGTTTCGAAACCCTAAAATCCCTTGAGCAAACTATTGTGCTTGATGCTGCCCACCTCGAATCAACGCCCCTCGGTCGCGCGGAATGGCTCAAATTTACGGCATTATTGTTTAATCAAGAAGCCAAAGCAAATCAAGAATTTGCGGCGATCGCCCAACGTTACCAAGAGCTAGTCAATAAAACGGCGACACTGACAGAGTTACCGACAGCATTTAGTGGCTCCCCCTTTCAAGGCGTTTGGTATATGCCCGCCGGGAAAAGCTATGTCGCACAATTTTTCCGGGATGCCGGGGCAGATTATCTCTGGCAAGATTCCGATTCGCGCCTCAGTTTACCCCTCGACTACGAAGCCGTTTTAGCAAAGGCAAAAGACGCTGATTTTTGGCTAAATCCCAACCAAGACTGGCGCACAAAAGCCGATTTACTCAGGGAAGATCGTCGCTACGACCTGTTAAAGGCGAGTCAAACCAAGCAAGTTTATATTGCCAACGCCCGCCTCAATCCCGAAGGGGGCAATGATTTTTGGGAAAGTGGCACAACAAATCCAGATATTATCCTTGCTGATCTGATTAAAATTTTCCATCCAGAATTATTACCCGACCACGATCTTTTTTATTATCGTCAACTTGATTAA
- a CDS encoding metallophosphoesterase has product MVKIAQITDTHLLADKEDAMRGVQTWYSLEKVLKTVKKVVPELILLTGDLAHNGEKAAYEHLKNLIDQTKIPAYWLPGNHDNFQRMQSALSSQYLHAQKCFQHKNWCFILLNSCLENAQYGEGTLAKTELDWLVDKLNAHRGKPTAIALHHHPVDTGIDWLEQMSVLNSSAFHEIIRQYPQVKVVCFGHIHHQLTVRQNGIYFFGTPATCTQVTPAHCREIEGEIQLWQQPGFRVIDLKDNGAVTTEVQRIQWF; this is encoded by the coding sequence ATGGTCAAAATTGCCCAAATCACAGATACTCACCTCCTTGCTGATAAGGAAGATGCCATGAGAGGTGTCCAAACTTGGTACTCACTAGAAAAAGTTTTAAAGACAGTAAAAAAAGTAGTACCGGAACTAATTCTTTTAACTGGAGATTTAGCCCACAATGGTGAAAAAGCAGCCTATGAACACCTCAAAAATTTAATTGATCAGACGAAAATTCCGGCTTACTGGCTACCGGGAAATCATGATAATTTTCAGCGGATGCAGTCTGCATTATCCAGCCAATATCTTCATGCGCAAAAGTGTTTTCAGCACAAAAATTGGTGTTTTATTCTCTTAAATTCTTGCCTAGAAAATGCTCAATATGGTGAAGGGACTTTGGCAAAAACAGAACTTGATTGGCTCGTAGATAAACTTAACGCCCATAGGGGAAAACCAACGGCGATCGCCCTGCATCACCACCCCGTCGATACCGGCATTGATTGGCTAGAACAAATGTCTGTTTTAAATTCGTCAGCTTTTCACGAGATAATCAGACAATATCCCCAAGTAAAAGTTGTTTGTTTTGGACATATCCACCATCAGCTGACGGTGAGGCAAAATGGCATTTATTTTTTCGGGACTCCTGCCACCTGCACACAGGTCACTCCAGCCCACTGTAGGGAGATCGAAGGCGAAATTCAGCTTTGGCAACAACCGGGATTTAGAGTAATTGACCTTAAAGATAATGGAGCAGTTACGACGGAGGTACAGCGCATTCAATGGTTTTAA
- a CDS encoding TonB-dependent receptor has translation MKIKSLPLATLILVASNVAAIAQTETPEILVDETPEGVQIIPINEAENFDFEFSIIDEILNQPIYAPFRQEGTVQDSSRPAYVINREQIEAQGYRTVNEALKYFPGVFVDSTAGVQLGAQSAQILRGANSNSQTLILLDGRPINTFNVGTFDLSNLTTSNVERIELLPGGSSTLFGSSAIGGVINIVTRQPELNGGWSATIGGEIGTLGYNNQEVAVNYGGEKSTVRLAYNRTAAENDFDFKLENLGLSGTRENAQAEIQNLNFQATSLLGDRHKLSFNGLYTDKDIGVPGGFPNPALEQFAEVENWLLSLQLDSRLGNGDDSTLITRIFADFADNLDKNPAGPFPFTFITENESFGGQIQHNWQFAKNQNITYGFDYRSEDIVAKNAFGTLYDGNLSQGAIFANYTAGITPELTTTLGLRQDFNSLAEGSFTSPSAGLLWQAGENTSIRANYARNFRTPTSTDLFFPGSANPNLKPEIGNSFDIGIDQKFGRNALLRLTYFNNTIDDAIVLDPTFTPFNLGKARNQGLEAELTVQLSNSVYAFANYTMNNSKILEDSNASVIGNEVRFAGTDFFNIGIAYENPQGFYAGLFVKHVGDRLTNNTNTASLESYTTVDLRTRYAITDNVNLTASWENILAEDYITFSGFSGDFPGVGSRFQIGVNATFR, from the coding sequence ATGAAAATCAAATCTTTACCCCTTGCGACTCTTATTCTTGTAGCAAGTAATGTCGCGGCGATCGCCCAGACCGAAACCCCAGAAATTCTAGTTGATGAGACCCCAGAAGGAGTCCAGATTATTCCCATCAATGAAGCAGAGAACTTCGATTTCGAGTTTTCGATTATCGATGAAATTCTTAACCAACCCATTTACGCACCTTTCCGTCAAGAAGGAACCGTCCAAGATTCTAGCCGCCCCGCATATGTAATCAATCGTGAACAGATCGAAGCTCAAGGCTATCGCACTGTCAATGAAGCTTTGAAATATTTTCCCGGCGTTTTTGTTGACAGTACCGCAGGAGTTCAGCTTGGCGCACAGAGTGCCCAGATACTCAGGGGCGCTAATTCAAATTCTCAAACTCTGATCTTGCTTGATGGTCGTCCCATTAATACTTTTAATGTAGGGACATTTGATCTTTCAAATTTAACCACTAGCAACGTTGAGCGCATCGAGTTACTGCCTGGCGGCAGTTCGACTTTATTCGGTTCTAGTGCAATCGGTGGTGTTATTAATATTGTCACCCGTCAGCCTGAATTGAATGGGGGATGGAGCGCAACAATTGGCGGTGAAATCGGCACACTAGGCTACAACAACCAAGAAGTTGCGGTTAATTATGGTGGTGAAAAATCTACAGTTCGTCTCGCTTATAATCGCACTGCAGCAGAAAATGATTTTGATTTTAAATTAGAAAATTTGGGTTTATCTGGTACTAGGGAAAATGCCCAAGCAGAGATTCAAAATCTCAATTTTCAAGCGACAAGTCTACTCGGCGATCGCCATAAACTCAGCTTTAACGGTCTTTACACAGACAAAGATATTGGTGTGCCGGGAGGCTTTCCCAACCCAGCCCTTGAGCAATTTGCTGAAGTGGAAAATTGGTTACTTTCACTCCAGTTAGACTCACGCTTAGGAAATGGTGATGACTCCACATTAATCACGAGAATTTTTGCAGATTTTGCAGATAATCTAGATAAAAATCCAGCGGGTCCTTTCCCCTTCACCTTTATCACTGAAAATGAATCTTTTGGGGGACAAATTCAGCACAATTGGCAATTTGCAAAAAATCAAAATATCACCTACGGCTTTGATTACCGTTCTGAAGACATCGTCGCGAAAAATGCCTTTGGGACTTTATATGACGGCAACTTAAGTCAAGGGGCAATTTTTGCCAACTATACTGCCGGAATAACGCCAGAACTCACAACAACTCTTGGTTTAAGACAAGATTTCAACAGCTTGGCTGAAGGATCCTTTACCTCCCCAAGTGCCGGTCTACTGTGGCAAGCAGGAGAAAACACAAGTATCCGAGCTAATTATGCACGGAACTTTCGTACCCCCACTTCTACCGATTTATTTTTTCCCGGCAGTGCAAACCCCAATTTAAAACCTGAAATTGGCAATAGCTTTGATATTGGTATTGATCAAAAGTTTGGTCGCAATGCTTTGCTCCGTTTAACGTATTTTAACAACACGATTGATGATGCCATTGTTTTAGACCCAACCTTTACACCTTTTAACTTAGGTAAAGCCCGTAACCAAGGATTAGAAGCTGAACTTACTGTCCAATTGTCAAATTCGGTGTATGCGTTTGCTAATTACACAATGAATAACTCTAAGATTCTTGAGGATTCGAATGCTTCAGTGATCGGTAATGAAGTGAGATTTGCGGGCACTGATTTTTTTAACATTGGTATTGCCTATGAAAATCCACAGGGTTTTTATGCTGGACTTTTTGTCAAACATGTTGGCGATCGCCTAACCAATAACACCAATACAGCATCTCTAGAATCCTATACAACGGTTGATCTTCGTACCCGTTACGCGATTACTGACAATGTTAATCTCACAGCTAGTTGGGAAAATATCCTCGCAGAGGACTACATTACTTTTTCTGGTTTCTCTGGAGATTTTCCCGGTGTCGGCAGTCGCTTCCAAATTGGCGTTAATGCAACGTTTCGCTAA